In the genome of Populus trichocarpa isolate Nisqually-1 chromosome 6, P.trichocarpa_v4.1, whole genome shotgun sequence, one region contains:
- the LOC18100292 gene encoding probable flavin-containing monooxygenase 1, whose product MARQSNLMVSKIGIIGAGVSGIAVAKQLSNYNPVVFEASDSIGGVWKSCSYSSTKLQSPRGDYEFTDFPWPNRDDPSFPSYIEILDYLKSYAEHFDVMKYVMFNTKVVEVRFVGGREPADSGEPGEYGSLLPGLPVWEVAVQSKQSDTIQWYAFEFLVVCTGKYGDIPKIPEFPLKKGPEVFKGKVMHSLDYCKLDKEAATQLHKGKKVAVVGFKKSAIDLALECAEANQGPEGQPCTMVVRTLHWTVPHYWVWGLPFFLFFSTRSSQFIHERPNQSLLRTMLCLLLSPMRHVVSKFIESYLLHKLPLQKYGLKPDHPFIEDYASCQMAIMPENFFSEADKGKIVFKKASKWWFNKEGLEFEDNTKVEADVVIFATGFDGKRKLKDILPDPFCSLLEDARSGVMPLYRGTVHPLIPNMAFLGFIESVANLHTSELRSIWLARLIDNKFKLPTIDKMLDQVSKEIEIAKRTTRFYKRHCISTFSINHSDEICEEMGWSSWRKNNMLSEAFSPYGSRDYELK is encoded by the exons ATGGCTAGGCAAAGCAATCTGATGGTCTCAAAAATAGGCATCATTGGAGCTGGCGTAAGTGGTATAGCTGTTGCTAAGCAGCTATCTAACTACAATCCAGTGGTTTTTGAAGCGAGTGACTCCATTGGAGGGGTGTGGAAAAGTTGCTCTTACAGCTCTACAAAACTTCAATCCCCTCGCGGTGATTATGAATTCACTGATTTTCCCTGGCCTAACAGAGATGACCCAAGTTTTCCTTCTTATATTGAGATATTGGATTACTTGAAATCCTATGCTGagcattttgatgtgatgaagTACGTGATGTTCAACACAAAGGTGGTGGAGGTCCGGTTTGTTGGTGGCCGCGAACCAGCTGATAGCGGCGAACCCGGGGAGTATGGCAGCCTTTTGCCTGGACTGCCGGTATGGGAGGTTGCTGTGCAAAGCAAACAATCTGATACCATTCAG TGGTACGCGTTCGAATTTCTTGTCGTTTGCACTGGAAAGTATGGAGATATACCTAAGATTCCTGAGTTCCCACTCAAGAAAGGCCCCGAAGTATTCAAGGGCAAGGTGATGCATTCCCTAGATTACTGCAAGCTTGACAAGGAAGCGGCTACTCAACTGCATAAGGGAAAGAAGGTGGCAGTCGTTGGCTTCAAAAAATCAGCTATTGATTTAGCTCTTGAGTGCGCTGAGGCAAACCAAG GTCCTGAAGGGCAACCGTGCACCATGGTTGTTAGGACATTACATTGGACTGTGCCCCATTACTGGGTATGGGGTTTGccatttttcttgttcttttccaCAAGATCTTCTCAGTTCATACACGAAAGGCCAAACCAAAGTCTCCTCAGGACTATGCTTTGCTTGCTGCTATCTCCCATG AGGCATGTAGTTTCCAAGTTTATAGAGTCCTATCTCCTCCACAAACTTCCTCTGCAGAAATATGGATTAAAACCAGATCACCCTTTCATTGAAGACTATGCATCTTGTCAGATGGCAATCATGCCAGAAAATTTCTTTTCTGAGGCAGACAAGGGGAAGATTGTGTTCAAAAAGGCATCAAAATGGTGGTTCAATAAGGAAGGACTTGAATTTGAGGACAACACTAAAGTGGAGGCTGATGTTGTCATATTTGCAACTGGTTTTGATGGGAAGAGAAAGCTCAAAGACATCTTACCGGATCCTTTTTGCAGTTTGTTAGAGGATGCCCGTTCTGGTGTTATGCCCCTGTACAG GGGAACTGTTCATCCATTGATACCAAACATGGCTTTTTTGGGATTCATAGAGAGTGTTGCGAACCTTCACACATCAGAGCTGCGCAGCATTTGGCTGGCACGACTTATTGACAACAAATTTAAGCTCCCGACTATTGACAAGATGCTTGATCAGGTTTCTAAAGAGATTGAAATTGCAAAGAGGACTACCAGGTTTTATAAGAGGCATTGCATCTCAACTTTCAGTATCAACCACAGTGATGAGATCTGTGAAGAAATGGGATGGAGCTCCTGGAGGAAGAATAACATGTTATCAGAAGCATTCAGCCCTTACGGTAGTAGGGACTATGAACTGAAATAA